From a single Pseudoalteromonas nigrifaciens genomic region:
- a CDS encoding DUF3014 domain-containing protein: MSDKLSASDVQKRPPNNNLLFAIIILVVLVCAAAFVLLKPSNEAEVLTEVEPAPVEQPMMELKPENDPVLDVPSVLPDKPQDYEMPAQRDAEPAAVQLPPLDESDAVVVAKMDEYLSDSVMELMITDDVIRRGVVFVDNLAKGKVATKHTPVIKPEEKFSVTEGDILTIDPNSYERYTPYVKIFTSMSAAQAVRLFEEYKPLINNAYTEIGYGDNEFTQTLEDAIDLLLDTPEPEGNLPLLRDSVTYQYAFAEWEQLPAAQKQLLRMGPENMKKVKAALRNIKAQLESK, translated from the coding sequence ATGTCAGATAAACTATCAGCGTCAGATGTTCAAAAACGTCCACCTAATAACAATCTACTTTTTGCCATTATTATTTTAGTGGTACTCGTATGCGCCGCTGCATTTGTATTGCTTAAGCCAAGCAACGAGGCAGAAGTGCTTACTGAGGTTGAGCCAGCACCAGTAGAGCAGCCTATGATGGAGTTAAAGCCAGAGAATGATCCTGTTTTAGATGTTCCATCAGTATTGCCAGATAAACCGCAAGATTATGAAATGCCAGCGCAGCGTGATGCCGAGCCAGCAGCCGTGCAATTACCACCACTTGATGAAAGTGATGCAGTCGTTGTGGCAAAAATGGATGAATACTTAAGTGATTCGGTAATGGAGCTAATGATTACCGATGATGTTATTCGCCGTGGTGTCGTGTTTGTTGATAATTTAGCAAAGGGCAAAGTTGCTACAAAACATACACCAGTAATAAAGCCAGAAGAAAAATTTAGTGTCACAGAAGGTGATATTTTAACTATCGATCCTAATAGTTATGAACGTTACACCCCGTATGTAAAAATATTTACTAGTATGAGCGCCGCCCAAGCCGTGCGTTTATTTGAAGAATATAAACCGCTTATTAATAATGCCTATACAGAAATTGGTTACGGCGATAATGAGTTTACTCAAACGCTTGAAGATGCAATCGACTTATTACTCGATACACCAGAGCCAGAAGGTAACTTACCATTACTGCGCGATTCAGTAACCTACCAATATGCATTTGCAGAGTGGGAGCAATTACCCGCTGCACAAAAACAGCTTTTACGTATGGGCCCAGAGAACATGAAAAAAGTAAAAGCGGCACTGCGAAATATTAAAGCGCAGTTAGAGAGCAAATAG
- a CDS encoding cation:proton antiporter has product MQNINTQIFTLLVAAVLFVWIFKRVGLPPILAYLATGVLAGSHSVGWMTQTHEMDLVAELGIVFLLFSLGLEFSISRLMAMRNIVFGLGSLQVVVTSTVLIVILYCLNFSLLTSFTIGVIMMLSSTAVVVKLLKENGELNQRRGQLAIGVLLLQDIAVVPLLIILPLLAATGSQSISWALAVALTKGAFVCLLLWAIGKWILPKVFNEIALVRTDELFMLTTLLVALFAALLTYSFGLSMALGAFLAGMMLGESHYRHQLEADIRPFRDILMGLFFVTVGMQLNVMYVLNNSLLIIGALVGLLVLKIAVMAISAQLMGERKQDALACAFMLWQMGEFGFVLIALGAQHQLLTNQQVSFLIALGVLSMALTPFLIDKTPFILKRIGVLDRASQAWESEPKSSTLYSDHVIICGFSRVGQTVARFLKPEAIDYIAIESNPILVQEGKAAGEPILFGHVKQKDILKCAGVERARLVIITFTEFEQTQIVIDAIKQVAPEVKILIRTKDDSQLERLKELGVTEVVPETLEASLMLVSHVLSMSGVPMSRIIRRVSTERHNRYQLLQRFFTGEYLDVDEDAHERLEYLHVIALPDKAFAVNKSIAALNLAKRKVSIKVLRRQNNEIENPSAHTILLANDILILQGKPRRVERVEHYLFDGIE; this is encoded by the coding sequence TTGCAAAATATTAATACTCAAATTTTTACTTTATTAGTCGCTGCTGTCTTATTTGTATGGATTTTTAAGCGCGTAGGGCTACCTCCTATATTGGCTTATTTAGCAACAGGGGTTTTAGCAGGTAGTCACAGTGTTGGCTGGATGACGCAAACTCACGAAATGGATTTAGTAGCTGAACTAGGTATAGTATTTTTATTATTTAGTTTGGGGCTCGAGTTTTCTATTTCGCGCCTAATGGCAATGCGCAATATAGTATTTGGCTTAGGATCATTGCAGGTTGTAGTAACCAGTACAGTGCTTATTGTGATTTTATATTGCTTAAACTTTAGTTTGCTCACCAGTTTTACAATTGGCGTTATTATGATGCTGTCCTCAACTGCTGTGGTTGTTAAGCTATTAAAAGAAAACGGAGAGTTAAATCAACGCCGTGGGCAGCTCGCCATTGGAGTGCTTTTATTGCAAGACATTGCGGTTGTGCCTTTACTGATTATTTTACCTTTATTAGCCGCTACCGGATCGCAAAGTATTAGCTGGGCGTTAGCAGTAGCACTCACTAAGGGGGCGTTTGTTTGTTTACTACTTTGGGCTATAGGTAAATGGATTTTGCCTAAAGTATTTAATGAAATTGCGTTAGTACGTACCGACGAGCTATTTATGCTTACCACTTTGCTGGTAGCTTTATTTGCTGCCTTACTCACCTACTCATTTGGTTTATCTATGGCACTGGGCGCTTTTTTAGCAGGCATGATGCTAGGAGAAAGCCATTACCGGCACCAGCTTGAAGCAGACATTAGGCCATTTAGAGATATTTTAATGGGGTTGTTTTTTGTCACTGTCGGCATGCAGCTCAATGTAATGTATGTGCTTAATAATAGCTTACTTATTATTGGCGCATTAGTTGGGTTATTAGTATTAAAAATAGCGGTAATGGCAATAAGTGCTCAGCTAATGGGCGAGCGAAAACAAGACGCGCTAGCATGTGCATTTATGCTATGGCAAATGGGGGAGTTTGGTTTTGTACTTATAGCGCTAGGCGCTCAGCATCAGTTACTAACTAATCAGCAAGTATCGTTTTTAATTGCTTTAGGGGTGCTTTCTATGGCGCTTACGCCCTTTTTAATTGATAAAACACCTTTTATTTTAAAGCGTATTGGCGTGCTAGATCGTGCAAGCCAAGCGTGGGAAAGTGAACCTAAAAGCAGCACACTGTATAGTGATCATGTCATTATTTGTGGCTTTTCACGGGTGGGGCAAACGGTTGCACGTTTTTTAAAACCAGAAGCCATTGATTATATAGCAATAGAAAGTAATCCAATTTTAGTTCAAGAAGGTAAAGCGGCTGGTGAGCCTATATTATTTGGCCATGTTAAACAAAAAGATATTTTAAAATGTGCGGGAGTAGAGCGAGCACGTTTAGTCATTATTACCTTTACTGAGTTTGAGCAAACGCAAATAGTAATAGATGCAATCAAGCAAGTTGCCCCAGAGGTAAAAATACTAATAAGAACCAAAGACGACAGTCAGCTGGAGCGTTTAAAAGAACTGGGGGTTACCGAAGTTGTGCCAGAAACCCTTGAAGCTAGCTTAATGTTGGTTTCGCATGTTTTGTCTATGTCGGGGGTACCAATGAGCCGTATTATTCGCCGTGTTAGCACCGAAAGGCATAACCGTTATCAATTATTGCAACGCTTTTTTACCGGTGAGTACCTTGATGTAGACGAAGACGCGCATGAACGCCTTGAATACTTGCATGTAATAGCGCTACCCGATAAAGCTTTTGCGGTTAATAAAAGTATTGCGGCGCTTAATTTAGCAAAACGAAAAGTGTCTATAAAAGTACTGCGCCGACAAAATAATGAAATAGAGAACCCATCAGCTCACACTATATTACTAGCCAACGATATTTTAATACTGCAAGGTAAACCAAGGCGCGTAGAGCGAGTAGAGCATTATTTATTTGATGGTATTGAGTAA
- a CDS encoding patatin-like phospholipase family protein: protein MKIKQVDPNKPKVALLLTGGGARAAYQVGVLKALAHSMPRTAPLPFRVINGTSAGAINSAALACYASCAHLAVRKLESVWKNFSTSMVYKSDFLSVFGHITRNILTSFQSEHINHPPASLLNNRPLRKLLNEILDLHRIERNLHHNYLEALSITASSYTTGDSVAFYQSNTRLPWQRAKREGRATRINVEHLMASSAIPMVFPSVNIYNHYFGDGSIHQLSPLSPSIHLGAEKIFIIGVEQPKELHPVGYSAHYPGLSSVAGHLLDSVFTDTMQSDLERLERINRTLGLLPARDKHQELKRIETCVINPSQNFNAIAAQYYDDMPWAIKVLLRIIGVKKHSQSSLTSYLLFEKRYTQHLIQIGYEDGMKKLPEIRKFLELD from the coding sequence ATGAAAATCAAGCAAGTTGATCCTAACAAACCCAAAGTTGCCCTTCTATTAACAGGGGGTGGCGCACGCGCTGCTTATCAAGTAGGCGTACTTAAAGCATTAGCTCATAGCATGCCTAGAACAGCGCCTCTGCCATTTAGAGTAATAAATGGTACATCTGCTGGGGCTATAAACTCTGCGGCGCTAGCTTGCTATGCCTCCTGCGCGCACTTAGCAGTTAGAAAGCTCGAGTCTGTATGGAAGAACTTTTCTACTTCTATGGTGTATAAAAGTGATTTTTTAAGTGTATTTGGTCATATTACTCGTAATATTTTAACCAGTTTTCAGTCAGAACATATAAATCATCCGCCTGCGAGTTTATTAAACAATCGGCCACTGCGTAAATTATTAAACGAAATATTAGATTTACATCGCATTGAACGCAATTTACATCACAATTACTTAGAAGCGCTTTCGATTACCGCCTCTAGTTATACTACTGGTGATTCGGTGGCGTTTTATCAATCTAATACACGCCTACCATGGCAACGCGCTAAACGTGAGGGCCGCGCTACGCGTATTAATGTTGAGCATTTAATGGCTTCGAGCGCCATTCCTATGGTGTTTCCTAGTGTAAATATTTATAACCATTACTTTGGTGATGGCTCTATACATCAGTTATCGCCTCTAAGCCCATCAATACATTTAGGCGCTGAAAAAATATTCATTATTGGTGTTGAGCAGCCTAAAGAGTTACACCCTGTGGGTTACTCTGCTCATTACCCTGGGCTGTCTTCGGTTGCAGGGCATTTACTCGACAGCGTGTTTACCGACACTATGCAATCTGACTTAGAACGGCTAGAGCGAATTAACCGCACCTTAGGCTTGCTGCCAGCTCGCGATAAACACCAAGAACTTAAGCGCATAGAAACCTGCGTGATCAACCCATCACAAAACTTTAATGCTATTGCCGCGCAGTACTACGACGATATGCCATGGGCAATTAAAGTGTTGCTTAGGATCATAGGGGTTAAAAAACATTCGCAATCGAGTTTAACCAGCTATTTATTATTTGAAAAACGTTATACTCAACATTTAATACAAATTGGTTATGAGGATGGCATGAAAAAGCTGCCTGAAATACGTAAGTTTTTAGAGCTAGATTAG